A genomic stretch from Algoriphagus halophilus includes:
- a CDS encoding SusD/RagB family nutrient-binding outer membrane lipoprotein, whose protein sequence is MKITSKIYKGMMIALVCWVGFTGCDDKLDEMNINPYGIDPTEVNPNLLMPTILASAAQNYTNLGVNDLAGAVQHTQKNGWYGGHNNYSWESMSWNGWYDILRNNDLLYKRAVELENEFFQGVSLTMKSFVFGNITDLWGDAPYTNALMGFETSPESQFPAFDNQEVIYDGIIADLENAVALFNSSNSDLVVPANDLYFGGDVGSWKRFANSLLLRYYLRISSKKPEVAKAGIEAIYSSGEYIQNPSQDAVLDYTGGASDIWITRHIALNPDDFQRYQACQTFIDQLVGTNDPRLPVWFAPVRVQWEADESLDVAAEDFIRNDGEALGVVTYPFDDFVELYPNENFTRKYNPNLVSYNDAAYVGLPPSLMIPESYNGNPSPGQGTQNQHVSQLADIYQSAGSAGDILKSRLISAAEVSFIFAEAALKGWNVGSAEDHYYMGIQNSLITWEKEAEYEAFIAQPEVAFNNTIQQVIEQKWVASWTAAAESFADYKRTGYPMLETGPQSPQPRVALRFQYGNDEYNNNAESITGALDRLELTEYSGGFGKDSQWSKSWLYQGSSIPW, encoded by the coding sequence ATGAAAATTACATCAAAAATATATAAAGGAATGATGATAGCTTTGGTTTGCTGGGTGGGTTTCACGGGCTGTGATGATAAGCTTGATGAAATGAATATCAATCCTTATGGAATTGATCCTACAGAAGTTAACCCTAACCTACTGATGCCAACCATTTTGGCCTCTGCGGCTCAAAACTATACCAATCTAGGCGTGAATGACTTAGCCGGAGCTGTTCAACATACACAGAAAAATGGATGGTATGGAGGTCATAATAATTATAGCTGGGAAAGTATGAGTTGGAATGGATGGTACGATATTCTTAGAAACAATGACTTGCTTTACAAGAGAGCGGTAGAATTAGAGAATGAATTTTTCCAGGGCGTATCCTTGACCATGAAATCTTTTGTTTTTGGAAACATCACAGACTTATGGGGAGATGCACCCTACACCAATGCCCTAATGGGATTTGAAACTTCTCCTGAGTCTCAATTTCCCGCATTTGATAACCAGGAAGTGATTTATGATGGGATCATAGCGGATTTGGAGAATGCCGTTGCTTTGTTTAACTCTTCCAATTCTGATTTAGTAGTGCCTGCAAATGACCTTTATTTTGGAGGGGATGTAGGAAGTTGGAAACGTTTTGCCAATTCCCTTTTACTACGGTATTATTTACGGATTTCTTCTAAGAAGCCAGAGGTTGCCAAAGCGGGCATTGAAGCGATTTATTCTTCAGGAGAGTACATCCAAAATCCGTCCCAAGATGCGGTATTGGATTATACAGGAGGGGCAAGTGATATTTGGATAACCCGTCATATTGCCTTAAACCCTGATGACTTTCAGCGGTATCAAGCATGCCAAACGTTTATTGACCAATTGGTAGGGACCAATGACCCAAGGCTTCCTGTTTGGTTCGCACCAGTGCGTGTACAATGGGAAGCAGATGAAAGCCTGGATGTTGCTGCTGAAGATTTTATTCGAAATGACGGTGAAGCCTTAGGAGTGGTCACCTATCCTTTTGATGACTTTGTGGAATTGTATCCAAACGAAAACTTTACCAGAAAATACAATCCCAACTTGGTCTCTTACAATGATGCAGCATATGTCGGATTACCACCTTCTTTGATGATTCCTGAATCTTATAATGGAAATCCTTCTCCCGGTCAGGGGACGCAAAACCAGCATGTATCCCAATTGGCGGATATTTATCAATCCGCAGGTTCTGCAGGAGATATCCTAAAATCCAGATTGATCTCAGCTGCAGAAGTGAGTTTTATTTTTGCGGAAGCAGCTCTGAAAGGCTGGAATGTGGGCTCAGCGGAAGATCACTACTATATGGGAATTCAAAACTCCTTAATTACCTGGGAAAAAGAAGCAGAGTATGAAGCTTTCATCGCTCAACCGGAAGTTGCTTTTAACAATACCATCCAACAGGTGATTGAACAAAAATGGGTAGCAAGCTGGACTGCTGCAGCGGAGTCTTTTGCTGATTATAAAAGAACCGGATATCCTATGTTGGAAACAGGACCTCAATCTCCACAACCTAGGGTAGCATTGAGATTCCAATATGGCAATGATGAGTACAACAACAACGCTGAAAGCATCACTGGTGCCTTGGACCGATTGGAATTAACTGAGTATTCAGGAGGATTTGGAAAAGACAGCCAATGGTCCAAATCCTGGCTGTATCAAGGAAGTTCTATTCCTTGGTAA
- a CDS encoding glycosyltransferase encodes MKIFQVIQKPQARGVEFFTCLLSGKLKELGHDVILISLFEGNFDLPFSGQQIHLKRSIKNRLWDLRAWSQFAELIKTENPDLIQANAADTLKFTVLSKKLFGWKTPLIFRNASQISQYIQSPLIKNFNKYLYNQIDGIISVSSNSKSDFNSIFYFNKAHEVIPIGIEIPKSKSYFIKTENPLLVHIGGFTFEKNHSELMDIFSEVQSQYPTLKLWLFGEGPKKASIENQVKKMNLKDSVIFKGIVPKPFEVIPRNSIILLPSKIEGLPAVILEAFANKIPVIAYDVGGVSEVLTEETGWLISKCDKNAFIKSILEVHQMDELKKENILDQAFQLINENYSIENITTQFEKFYLRVVTALSI; translated from the coding sequence ATGAAAATTTTCCAGGTCATACAAAAGCCCCAGGCAAGAGGAGTTGAGTTTTTTACTTGCCTTCTTTCTGGAAAGTTGAAAGAATTAGGGCATGATGTCATTCTAATTTCTCTCTTTGAAGGGAATTTTGATTTACCTTTTTCAGGACAACAGATTCATTTAAAAAGATCTATTAAAAACAGGCTTTGGGATCTTAGAGCATGGAGCCAATTTGCAGAATTAATTAAAACCGAAAATCCTGATCTTATACAGGCTAATGCGGCTGATACTTTAAAATTCACTGTTTTATCCAAGAAACTTTTTGGGTGGAAAACACCCTTGATTTTCAGAAACGCTTCTCAAATAAGTCAGTACATCCAGAGTCCATTAATTAAGAATTTTAATAAATACCTGTATAATCAGATAGACGGTATAATTTCAGTTAGTTCTAATTCAAAATCAGATTTCAATTCTATTTTTTATTTTAATAAAGCACATGAAGTAATTCCAATAGGAATAGAAATTCCTAAATCAAAGTCATATTTTATTAAAACCGAAAACCCCTTGTTAGTTCATATAGGAGGGTTTACATTCGAAAAAAATCACTCGGAATTGATGGATATTTTTTCAGAAGTTCAATCCCAATATCCGACGTTAAAATTGTGGCTGTTTGGAGAGGGGCCAAAAAAGGCTTCAATCGAAAATCAAGTAAAAAAAATGAATTTGAAAGATTCAGTCATTTTTAAGGGCATTGTTCCCAAGCCTTTTGAGGTTATACCCAGAAATTCAATTATCCTTCTTCCAAGTAAAATAGAGGGATTACCTGCTGTAATCCTAGAAGCATTTGCAAATAAAATTCCGGTTATTGCATATGATGTTGGAGGAGTTTCTGAAGTTTTGACTGAGGAAACAGGGTGGTTGATTTCCAAATGTGACAAAAATGCATTTATTAAATCAATCTTAGAAGTACATCAAATGGATGAATTAAAAAAGGAGAATATACTTGATCAGGCTTTTCAGCTGATCAATGAAAATTATTCTATCGAAAATATTACAACTCAATTTGAGAAGTTTTATTTGAGAGTAGTTACGGCTTTGTCTATTTGA
- a CDS encoding M28 family peptidase, which yields MKKTILSLSACCLMLYACNPTIEDVISMDVVERIERTLSADDMEGRRIFTPGLEKAADFVASEFEKSDLPYLEGNNSYFQNFQLLKTVPAEIEGMLDQQALNAQNVVVNTTQEELNLESFDGYQLISVEENDVFNQSVFPLLREEKNLLVLIDPAHEENFARVARSASRPKFPTEYSQIFVLTKNLDPSSIQLKATNQVVKEELKNVVAMIPGKSLKDEYVVFGGHYDHLGIRSMGEGQDSIFNGANDNAAGTTAVIMLAKYFKELQDNERSLIFVAFTAEESGGFGSTYFSKQLDPDQVVAMFNIEMIGTESKWGTNSAYITGFEKSSIGEILQKNLEGSKFRFEPDPYPQQNLFYRSDNATLAALGVPAHTISTSKMEEPPNDEPNYHKASDEIETLDMANMTEVIKAIALSSKSIISGKDTPTRVEKLN from the coding sequence ATGAAGAAAACTATTTTATCACTATCGGCATGTTGCCTGATGCTATATGCCTGTAACCCAACTATTGAGGATGTCATCTCCATGGATGTAGTGGAGCGGATTGAACGTACACTTTCTGCGGACGATATGGAGGGAAGGAGAATATTTACTCCTGGACTGGAGAAAGCAGCTGATTTTGTCGCTTCTGAATTTGAAAAAAGTGATCTGCCTTATCTGGAAGGTAACAATTCCTATTTCCAGAATTTCCAATTACTGAAAACGGTCCCGGCTGAAATAGAGGGAATGTTGGACCAACAAGCATTGAATGCCCAAAATGTGGTGGTCAATACTACCCAAGAGGAGTTGAACTTAGAATCTTTTGATGGGTATCAACTCATCAGCGTGGAGGAAAATGATGTATTCAACCAAAGCGTTTTTCCGCTATTGAGGGAAGAAAAGAATTTACTGGTTTTAATAGACCCGGCCCATGAAGAAAACTTTGCTAGAGTGGCCAGGAGTGCAAGCAGACCAAAATTCCCTACAGAATACTCCCAGATTTTTGTTTTGACAAAGAATTTGGACCCTTCCTCTATTCAGTTGAAGGCTACCAATCAAGTGGTAAAAGAAGAGTTGAAGAATGTGGTAGCAATGATTCCAGGAAAGTCCCTAAAAGACGAATATGTGGTTTTCGGTGGGCACTATGATCACCTAGGAATTCGATCCATGGGAGAGGGGCAAGACAGTATTTTCAATGGTGCCAACGACAATGCAGCGGGAACTACTGCTGTGATCATGTTGGCAAAATACTTTAAAGAACTGCAGGATAATGAACGTTCCTTAATTTTTGTGGCTTTTACTGCAGAAGAATCCGGTGGCTTTGGAAGCACCTATTTTTCCAAGCAATTAGATCCGGATCAAGTGGTGGCCATGTTCAATATTGAAATGATCGGAACGGAAAGCAAGTGGGGTACAAATAGTGCTTATATTACAGGTTTTGAGAAAAGTAGCATTGGTGAGATTTTGCAGAAAAACCTGGAAGGCTCCAAGTTTCGGTTTGAGCCAGATCCCTATCCACAGCAAAATCTTTTTTATAGAAGCGATAATGCGACCTTGGCAGCTTTGGGAGTGCCTGCCCATACGATTTCTACTTCGAAAATGGAAGAGCCTCCGAATGATGAACCCAATTACCATAAAGCTTCAGATGAAATTGAAACCCTGGATATGGCCAATATGACGGAAGTAATCAAGGCGATCGCTTTAAGCAGCAAAAGTATCATCAGCGGCAAGGATACTCCCACTAGGGTGGAGAAATTGAATTGA
- a CDS encoding glycosyltransferase, which translates to MNKKIKVLHLIKSLGRGGAEKLIPETALVHNQEQFEFHCLYFYHQENNIIDELENAGIQVHLIPSGNLGLFFRVNKVRNFIISNGFDIIHAHLPWAGIMARSVGRNLNIPIVYTEHNTWERYNKLSYWGNRISFKKQDVAIAVSNEVALSMRLNSIWDPYQRGGRMKLRVIQNGVNTEVFKRVKIESITREKIGIPPDATVVGIVAVFRDQKRLWLWVEVALKILEKCSNTHFILVGDGEWRERLEDQILKSGKENQFHLVGVQKNVIPFLSMMDIYLSTSEFEGLPIAMLEAMSCHVPVVATRAGGIGEVIQHGVQGYLTEIEDWKELTPHAIKLIKNPALRQKMADAARARVIQGFSMKRMVEELEEIYKDTAGK; encoded by the coding sequence TTGAATAAAAAAATAAAGGTATTACACTTGATCAAAAGTCTAGGAAGAGGAGGGGCAGAAAAGTTAATTCCTGAAACAGCCTTGGTACATAATCAAGAGCAATTTGAATTTCATTGTCTTTACTTTTACCACCAAGAAAACAACATTATCGATGAGCTTGAAAATGCGGGTATTCAAGTTCATTTAATCCCTTCTGGAAACTTAGGATTGTTTTTTCGGGTCAACAAAGTACGCAACTTTATCATTTCCAATGGATTCGACATTATCCATGCACACTTGCCATGGGCTGGAATAATGGCGAGATCTGTAGGTAGGAATCTGAACATCCCCATCGTGTATACTGAACACAATACCTGGGAAAGGTACAATAAGCTTTCCTACTGGGGCAATAGAATTAGCTTCAAAAAACAAGATGTGGCCATTGCAGTATCCAATGAAGTAGCCCTATCCATGCGACTCAATTCCATATGGGACCCTTATCAACGGGGAGGCAGAATGAAATTAAGAGTCATTCAAAACGGGGTGAATACGGAGGTGTTCAAAAGAGTGAAAATAGAATCCATTACCCGTGAGAAAATTGGAATACCTCCAGATGCAACAGTTGTTGGGATCGTTGCAGTTTTCAGGGATCAAAAACGCCTATGGCTTTGGGTGGAAGTGGCGTTGAAAATCCTAGAAAAATGCTCAAATACCCATTTTATCCTGGTGGGCGATGGAGAGTGGAGAGAGAGGCTGGAAGACCAGATCCTTAAATCCGGAAAAGAAAATCAGTTTCATTTAGTGGGAGTTCAAAAAAATGTAATTCCATTTTTATCCATGATGGATATTTACTTGAGCACCTCAGAATTTGAAGGATTACCTATTGCAATGTTGGAAGCCATGTCTTGTCATGTACCTGTGGTAGCCACAAGAGCAGGTGGAATTGGAGAGGTAATCCAACATGGGGTTCAGGGGTATTTAACGGAAATAGAGGACTGGAAGGAATTGACTCCGCATGCCATCAAACTCATTAAAAATCCAGCACTTCGGCAAAAAATGGCAGATGCCGCCAGAGCTAGGGTAATCCAAGGATTTAGTATGAAAAGGATGGTAGAAGAACTGGAAGAAATTTACAAGGACACCGCAGGTAAATAA
- a CDS encoding polysaccharide deacetylase family protein, protein MNSGIFCISLDFELLWGIFDKVGMNFSPKYFEHTRQIVPDMLDVFAKNQVQATWATVGMLFAENEEEWMAYAPMQKPSYRDPKLSAYEFARSYGLNPQVHFAPELIQQIIDTPGQELGSHTFAHYYTLMRGQSPEQFRQDLQASQKISQDKFGITLKSLVFPRNHINELYLPICLEEGYTQARSNPKSWFWQETQHEDLSKKWFRSADCFMPIGKNTSFKKSELKIYPNEPLLIPASRILRPISKNNNLFNSVRLSRIKSEMSFAAENQEIYHLWWHPHNFANDPIQSMIELDEIMDHFQQLKSEFGMRSLNMKEIGDLVAKESEKSLQSIN, encoded by the coding sequence ATGAATTCAGGCATCTTCTGCATTTCCTTAGACTTCGAACTACTATGGGGCATTTTTGACAAAGTGGGAATGAATTTCAGTCCAAAATACTTCGAGCATACCCGGCAGATAGTTCCTGATATGTTGGATGTTTTTGCTAAAAACCAAGTCCAAGCTACCTGGGCTACTGTGGGGATGCTGTTTGCAGAAAACGAAGAGGAATGGATGGCATATGCTCCAATGCAAAAACCTTCCTATCGGGACCCGAAGTTATCTGCATATGAATTTGCTCGCAGCTATGGCTTGAATCCCCAAGTTCATTTTGCACCTGAACTGATCCAACAAATCATTGATACCCCAGGCCAAGAACTTGGCTCGCATACTTTCGCCCATTACTACACCTTAATGCGGGGACAAAGTCCTGAGCAATTCCGCCAGGACCTTCAGGCATCACAGAAAATCTCTCAGGATAAATTTGGAATCACTTTGAAATCATTGGTATTTCCAAGGAACCACATTAATGAGCTCTACTTACCTATTTGTCTGGAGGAAGGTTATACTCAAGCTAGAAGCAATCCCAAAAGCTGGTTCTGGCAAGAAACGCAACATGAGGATTTAAGTAAAAAATGGTTTAGATCTGCAGACTGCTTTATGCCTATTGGAAAAAATACTTCCTTCAAAAAAAGTGAATTGAAGATTTATCCCAATGAGCCTTTGTTAATTCCAGCTTCCAGGATCTTAAGGCCCATCTCAAAAAACAACAACCTGTTCAATTCTGTAAGGCTTTCAAGGATCAAGTCAGAAATGAGCTTTGCCGCAGAAAACCAAGAGATTTATCACCTGTGGTGGCATCCGCATAATTTCGCTAATGACCCTATCCAATCCATGATAGAACTGGATGAAATCATGGATCATTTCCAGCAATTAAAATCTGAATTTGGAATGAGAAGTCTGAATATGAAGGAAATAGGAGACTTGGTTGCAAAAGAATCAGAAAAAAGTCTCCAATCCATCAATTGA
- a CDS encoding glucosamine inositolphosphorylceramide transferase family protein, giving the protein MKIRIILLLDSFIVAAWVFEAIEQILKERNTELVLAVINQKPKSSGKKSPFLYRLFRAIDRKLFLKSPDAFAQEDIRNIKGWDIPSLPITPIQKKYSDYFQKEDLDKISALNPDIIVRFGFRILRGKILLIPKLGVWSFHHGDNQFYKGGPPGFWEVMLKKETTGLILQRLSEKLDDGQVLYKSFSQTDPLSVQRNANKIFWLSSFIIPRVIRQINTKGIDKWEKEIHSNQVPIKSEVPLLTPPASGKMAILATDLTFRNIFRKIKEGFKKPYWEIVVARNEGNVLSNLSVINFHSIKPPKGLLSNGSFWADPFPIEKDKKTWVFFEDFDYNSNKGRISVAEWDGKKMIDPKVVLEEKWHLSYPFIWEENNEFYLIPESGEVGKLFIYKALDFPFKWTKVGVFFEGEAYDPTLIKVEDKYWLFVNQSPHQGTSAFVELYAYYSPSLLEPKWIAHSLNPIVSDVNCSRPAGRIFKNGEKLFRPAQDSGLRYGHRVKIQKILNLTPEEYKEDTVAVLEPDSSKKQLGAHTFNFTEEWVFSDAYYRK; this is encoded by the coding sequence GTGAAGATTAGAATAATTCTTTTGTTGGATTCCTTTATTGTTGCAGCTTGGGTCTTCGAGGCAATTGAACAAATACTCAAAGAAAGAAATACTGAATTAGTTTTAGCTGTTATTAATCAAAAACCTAAATCCAGCGGCAAGAAATCCCCATTCCTGTACCGCTTGTTTAGAGCAATAGACAGGAAATTATTTTTGAAATCTCCTGATGCATTTGCACAAGAAGATATCAGGAATATAAAAGGTTGGGATATTCCTTCTCTTCCAATTACGCCAATTCAAAAGAAGTATTCGGATTACTTTCAAAAAGAAGATCTGGATAAAATCAGTGCCCTGAATCCAGATATTATTGTTCGTTTTGGATTCAGAATACTTAGGGGAAAAATTCTCCTTATCCCCAAACTGGGAGTCTGGTCTTTCCATCATGGTGACAATCAATTCTACAAAGGAGGCCCCCCAGGATTTTGGGAAGTAATGTTGAAAAAGGAAACTACAGGGTTGATTCTTCAAAGATTATCTGAAAAACTTGATGATGGTCAAGTTTTGTATAAATCCTTTTCACAAACAGATCCGCTCTCCGTACAGAGAAATGCGAATAAAATTTTCTGGCTCTCTAGTTTTATTATCCCTCGTGTTATCCGTCAAATCAATACCAAAGGAATTGATAAATGGGAAAAAGAAATACATAGTAATCAAGTCCCGATAAAGTCAGAGGTACCACTTTTAACACCTCCAGCCTCAGGAAAGATGGCGATTTTGGCTACTGATCTTACTTTCAGAAATATATTCAGGAAAATAAAAGAGGGATTTAAAAAACCTTACTGGGAAATAGTAGTGGCTAGAAATGAGGGAAATGTTTTATCAAATTTGAGTGTCATTAATTTCCATTCCATTAAACCTCCAAAAGGTTTACTTTCAAATGGATCTTTCTGGGCAGATCCTTTTCCAATAGAAAAAGATAAAAAGACCTGGGTGTTTTTTGAAGATTTTGATTACAATTCCAATAAGGGAAGAATTTCTGTTGCAGAATGGGATGGAAAGAAAATGATAGATCCAAAAGTTGTATTGGAGGAAAAATGGCATCTTTCCTATCCTTTTATTTGGGAAGAAAATAATGAGTTTTATTTGATCCCAGAATCGGGAGAAGTAGGAAAGCTATTTATTTACAAAGCTTTAGATTTCCCTTTTAAATGGACCAAGGTAGGAGTGTTTTTTGAAGGAGAAGCTTATGATCCCACACTTATAAAAGTAGAAGATAAGTATTGGTTATTTGTGAACCAGAGTCCTCACCAAGGTACTTCAGCCTTTGTAGAATTATATGCCTATTATTCACCAAGTTTATTAGAACCAAAATGGATCGCCCATTCATTGAATCCTATAGTGTCAGATGTTAATTGTTCTAGGCCTGCTGGAAGGATTTTTAAAAATGGAGAAAAATTATTTAGACCTGCTCAGGATTCAGGTTTGAGGTATGGGCATAGAGTAAAAATTCAGAAGATTTTGAATCTTACTCCAGAAGAATATAAAGAAGATACTGTGGCAGTCCTAGAGCCAGATAGTTCAAAAAAGCAACTGGGTGCCCATACATTTAATTTTACGGAAGAGTGGGTCTTCTCAGACGCTTACTATAGAAAATGA
- a CDS encoding glycosyltransferase family 4 protein, giving the protein MKLLFTQDALINAGTERSNLELLSRFSKDFDTSLVYFYPRNELKGEYQRAGIRLFFLDIPEKYHLILGIRRLVSLIHKEKPDLLVSSLWRADIITRLASWITGVPLVGTLVNDSYSKLAWKDKSGIKHQIVYWLDKITASIPEFWISNARALADSHIKTLGLNENKIEVVYRGRNIPKNFWTSDKLREVRIHGERPSGKNPKEQEESPKTFNFISYGRLLERKGFQDAINAFSIVIEKYPNCSLTIFGEGPFRSELEKLVQDLNLNDSIFLPGKISNPNIALINGYYPLTTDPGSYRDCPLITAHCFLFPSWYEGFAGTLVEAMMAGISIIASNISMNLEAVSTENALIFEVQNSEQLANQMIFAIENPEYMAELGRKAREEAIARFDIEKIAIQYEQTLHKIYQNLRSED; this is encoded by the coding sequence TTGAAACTCCTTTTTACTCAAGATGCTTTAATAAATGCTGGAACTGAACGCAGTAACCTAGAACTACTATCCAGATTTTCTAAAGATTTTGACACCTCCCTGGTTTATTTCTATCCCAGAAATGAATTGAAAGGAGAATATCAAAGAGCCGGTATTCGGCTATTTTTTTTGGATATTCCTGAGAAATACCATCTAATTTTAGGAATAAGGAGATTGGTTAGCTTGATCCATAAGGAAAAGCCAGATTTACTGGTCTCAAGTTTATGGCGTGCTGATATAATCACCCGCCTAGCTTCATGGATTACTGGCGTTCCATTAGTTGGTACTCTTGTAAATGATAGCTATTCCAAATTGGCATGGAAGGACAAATCTGGTATAAAGCATCAAATAGTATATTGGCTGGATAAAATAACTGCATCCATTCCGGAATTCTGGATTTCTAATGCTAGGGCATTAGCTGATTCACATATAAAGACTTTGGGTTTAAATGAGAATAAAATTGAAGTGGTTTATAGGGGCAGAAATATTCCTAAAAATTTCTGGACTTCAGATAAACTTAGAGAAGTAAGAATTCATGGAGAAAGGCCTTCTGGGAAAAACCCCAAAGAACAAGAGGAGAGTCCTAAAACTTTTAATTTTATCTCTTATGGTAGGCTCTTGGAAAGAAAAGGCTTTCAGGATGCAATAAATGCTTTTTCAATAGTTATCGAAAAGTACCCAAATTGTTCTTTGACTATTTTTGGAGAAGGGCCTTTTAGATCAGAGCTTGAAAAGCTAGTTCAGGATTTAAATCTCAATGACTCGATTTTTCTTCCCGGAAAAATCTCCAATCCAAATATTGCACTAATAAATGGGTACTATCCATTGACTACTGATCCCGGTAGCTATCGGGACTGCCCACTGATCACTGCCCACTGTTTTCTGTTCCCTAGTTGGTATGAAGGTTTTGCAGGTACATTGGTGGAAGCCATGATGGCAGGAATTTCTATTATTGCTTCAAATATTTCTATGAACTTAGAGGCAGTGAGTACTGAGAATGCTTTGATTTTTGAAGTTCAAAATTCGGAGCAATTAGCCAATCAGATGATTTTTGCCATAGAAAATCCTGAGTATATGGCTGAATTAGGAAGAAAGGCTAGGGAGGAAGCTATTGCCAGGTTTGATATTGAGAAAATTGCTATCCAATACGAACAAACATTGCATAAAATCTATCAAAACTTAAGAAGTGAAGATTAG